Proteins from one Malania oleifera isolate guangnan ecotype guangnan chromosome 4, ASM2987363v1, whole genome shotgun sequence genomic window:
- the LOC131153359 gene encoding pentatricopeptide repeat-containing protein At5g08305, with product MSNVLPLVGNANLTRTLITLLDSCKSMFELRQIHAPVITFGLFQNDSFASRILSFAATSDSGDMDYSCRVFLQLSNPTVFNWNTVIRGYSKSKKPNKAVSVFVEMLRVGFSPDHLTYPFLVKASAHLLDVRLAVAVHGHVVKSGYEFDRFVRNSLVHAYGTCGALVYACKVFDEMPNRNLVSWNAMLDAYAKFGDLSLAREVFELMPERDVVSWSSLIDGYVKDGDYREALAVFQQMQALGSKANEVTMVSVLCACAHLGALEQGRMMHHYMMENGLPLTLVLRTSLVDMYAKCGAIEEALVVFRGVSGKQSDVLIWNAVIGGLATHGLVKESLDLYTEMQIMGIIPDEITYLCLLCACAHGGLVKEAWYFFESLSKHGMTPKSEHYACLVDVLSRAGCLGQAYQFICQLPIEPTASMLGALLNGCLNRGRLDLAEIVGKKLIELEPNHDGRYIGLSNVYAVVKRWDDAKTMRETMESRGVKKSPGCSFVEISRTLHRFIAHDKTHCQSKEIYMMLNSIDRQMKLDANYELEECCLYIVGNI from the coding sequence ATGTCGAATGTTTTGCCGCTGGTTGGAAATGCCAACCTAACTCGCACACTAATCACTCTCCTTGATAGTTGCAAATCAATGTTCGAGCTGCGACAAATTCACGCTCCGGTTATCACTTTTGGCCTCTTTCAGAATGATTCTTTTGCATCAAGAATTCTTTCCTTCGCTgcaacatctgattcaggcgacATGGATTACTCATGTCGTGTTTTCCTTCAACTATCGAATCCAACAGTCTTTAATTGGAACACCGTTATTAGGGGCTACTCAAAAAGCAAGAAGCCCAACAAAGCAGTTTCAGTTTTTGTTGAAATGTTACGCGTTGGGTTCTCACCCGATCACTTAACATACCCCTTTCTTGTGAAGGCATCTGCGCACTTGTTGGACGTTCGGCTTGCAGTGGCTGTACACGGCCACGTTGTGAAAAGTGGGTATGAGTTTGATCGGTTTGTTCGGAATTCCTTGGTTCATGCGTACGGTACATGCGGGGCCTTAGTTTATGCATGTAAGGTGTTTGATGAAATGCCTAATAGGAACTTGGTTTCGTGGAATGCCATGTTGGATGCTTATGCAAAGTTTGGAGACTTAAGTTTGGCGCGGGAAGTATTTGAATTAATGCCAGAGCGGGATGTGGTATCATGGAGCTCTTTGATTGATGGGTATGTCAAAGATGGGGATTATAGGGAGGCATTGGCAGTCTTTCAACAAATGCAGGCTCTAGGATCAAAGGCTAATGAGGTGACTATGGTGAGTGTGTTGTGTGCTTGTGCCCACCTTGGTGCACTTGAGCAAGGTAGGATGATGCATCATTACATGATGGAGAACGGATTGCCATTAACTTTGGTTTTGCGCACATCCCTCGTGGATATGTATGCCAAGTGTGGGGCAATAGAGGAGGCTCTGGTTGTGTTTCGTGGGGTTTCAGGTAAACAATCCGATGTTTTAATTTGGAATGCAGTAATTGGGGGACTTGCAACTCATGGATTGGTTAAAGAGTCACTTGACTTGTATACAGAAATGCAAATAATGGGTATAATTCCGGATGAAATCACATACTTATGCTTGTTATGTGCTTGTGCCCATGGGGGACTGGTGAAGGAAGCTTGGTATTTTTTTGAGTCCCTTTCTAAGCATGGCATGACTCCTAAGAGTGAGCATTATGCTTGCCTGGTTGATGTTCTCTCTCGAGCAGGTTGCTTGGGCCAGGCATACCAATTTATATGTCAATTGCCAATAGAACCAACTGCTTCCATGTTAGGTGCTTTATTGAATGGGTGTCTAAATCGAGGAAGATTAGATCTTGCAGAAATAGTCGGGAAGAAGCTTATCGAGTTGGAGCCCAATCACGATGGTCGATATATTGGTTTATCAAACGTTTATGCTGTTGTCAAACGGTGGGATGATGCAAAAACAATGCGAGAAACCATGGAGAGTAGAGGGGTGAAGAAGTCTCCTGGGTGTAGTTTTGTGGAGATATCTAGAACCCTTCATAGATTCATAGCTCACGATAAAACACATTGTCAATCTAAAGAAATCTATATGATGCTAAACTCTATTGATAGACAAATGAAATTGGATGCTAATTATGAACTTGAAGAATGTTGTTTGTACATTGTGGGAAATATTTGA